The Vidua macroura isolate BioBank_ID:100142 chromosome 29, ASM2450914v1, whole genome shotgun sequence genome segment CTTGGGAATGTCACCCGTGTCCCGGTCTGGGGGGCACCGAGGGCGTTTTGGGTCACGGGGCCCCCGTTGGGTGAAGCAGCCCCTGGGGTGAggtgagggggggtcccacctgGGGTCTGGTCGCCCCCAGGTCCCCAcgggcagcagcactggcacgAGGGGCACCCGGCGTGCGGGGGCCGGGCGCAGTCACCCATCGACATCGCGACAGCGCGGGCGCAGCCGGACCCGTCCCTGCCGCCGCTGCGGCCCGAGGGCTACGAGCGCCCCGAGAGCGCCCGGCTGACCCTCGCCAACAACGGCCACACCGGTGAGCGCCGCGGGGAGAACCGGGCGGTGCTCGGTGTCCCAGCCCCGCTGACCTCGTGTTCCACAGCCGTGCTGGCGCTGCCACCGTCCCTGCGGCTCCGGGGGCTGCCGCGCACCTTCGCTGCCCTTCAGCTCCACTTCCACTggggccggcccggccgcgccgctGGCGCCGAGCACCTGCTGGACGGGCACCGTGCCCCCGCCGAGGTACCGGGGGCGCTGGGGGCCGGCCGGGGAACGGCGCCAAAAATGGGTCTGGGGGCGGGAAATGgggtgggaaaggaggaggggaaCACGTTTGGGGTCAGGGAATGGCATGGGAATTGTGTGGGAAATGGTTGTGGGGAGGGGCGTCAGTGTGGGAAACAGCGTGGAAAATGGGTTTGCACTGCAGGAATTTGCTGCAGGGAATGGAAAAGGGGTCCTGGTGAGGGAAGTGGATCCGGGGATGTGAAATGAgtgcagggaggggatggggtgCGGAAGAAAAGGGTGGGAAACGGGAGTGGGAGCAGGTCTGGGCACTGCGGGATGGGAGCCGGGGCAGGGGTTGGGGTGGCAGGgcggggggctcagggggtccCCGCCGTGCCGCAGATGCACGTGGTGCACTTCGATGTCGAGCGTTTCGCCGACGCCAGCGCGGCGCAGCAGCACCCGGGCGGGCTGGCCGTGCTCGGCGTCCTCCTGGAGGTACGGACCCCACACCCACGacccccacccacccacccgcgcttccccagcccctcactgaCCCCCCTCGCTCGCCCAGGTGGGAGATGACCCCCACCCCGCCTATGACAACATCCTGAGGCATCTCGGCAGCATCCGCTACGCAGGTGAGGAGAGGGAGGGCGGAACCGCAAATCCCCCTCCCAGCACGCCCCAAACTGCTCGCCCCCGCAGGGCAGACGGTGGCCATCCCCTCCTTCAGCATCCGGGACCTGCTGCCCGCGCACCTGGAGCGCTACTACCGCTACAACGGGTCCCTGACCACGCCGCCCTGCTTCCAGAGCGTCCTCTGGACCCTCTTCCCGCAGCCCGTCCGCATCAGCCGGGCCCAGGTAGGACCCGCTCCGCGGGGAGCCCCCCGCGTTTGGCGAGCGCACCCCCCAGTGCTGCCCCCTTCCccctccagctggagcagctccagggaagccTTTACTCCACGGAGGAGGGCGAGCCGgaggagccccagctcctggtggACAATTTCCGGGCCCCGCAGGAGCTGAACCAGCGCCCGGTGCTCTCGTCCTTCCCCAGGGGTGAGCGGAGGGGTGGGAAGGGTCCCCTGCACCCCTCACGTGGCTCCTGGAGCCCCGGCTGGGCACAAGGCGCTGGCCCTGACCGCGGCCTTTCCcttgcagagccacagggaTATTCCACAGGTAGGGCCAGGCCGGGAGGCCGGGCTGGGGAGGTTCACCCCTGGACCCCCCTGACCACCCCCGGGCGTCACGCAGGTGAGGTCATCGCCATCATCTTCGGCGCTGTCGCCGGCTGCGTCGGCCTCTCCCTCGCCGTCCACTTTGGGGCCAAACGGATGCGGTGAgaccccccccacacacacccccccaGAGGGACCCCCACAGCTGGGGGGCCCCGAGCTCCATGCAGAGACCCCCCCTCACCCGTGTTTCTGCCCTGGCAGCGCGAGGCGGGCGCAGGCACAGGACGTGGTGTTCAAGGCTTCCTCCCGGCGCTCGCCCATGGACGCTGGACACTCCCGCTGACCCccgggctgggaggggctgcCCCACGccatcccccagccccccacCCATAGCCCCGCTGCAAATAAAGCCCTTTCCCCCTCCTGGTGGCTCTTTGTGGGGTGGGAACGGGCGCCTTTGAGGGGCTTTGGGGCTGGATCCCGTCACCGCCAAGAAACCAGCGTGTCCCGGGTGccccccagggctggagcagagcacagtgGGGGGAGTgacccctctccctcctcctcttctccccagcagccacagtGTCCCGTGCTTTTGTAAAATGGTTTTACTCTTCATCAAAAAAATAATTGACTCCCCGCTGCACCTCCAACCCTCCTGGGAGCTGAACAGGGGTCAGAAGGGCAGAGCATCCCAATCCCggtgccccccacccccagagCATCACCCCCAGCACCAGTGGCTGCACCAGGGGTAGGGACCCCCCCCAGAGCGACAAACACAAGGAAATGGGGGGTCCTGCCTTGACTTCCCCAGGCCTGGACTTCCCCCAGGGCATCTGGCCCACCTTGGCGTTCCCCAGAGCCTCAAGCTGAGGGAAAGGTGTCAACAGAATCCAGGAACAAAGGGAAGAGGGTGGTGGTCAGACCCCAAAGTCCCCAGGAACACCAGTGAGACCCCAAAGGCCCCCAGGAACTGGGCAGACACAAATTCCCCCGGAGCAGGAGGGCTGAAGGCTTTGGCAGGAGTGTCCAGCTGTGGGGCCATGGCTCCCTCACCCCTCAGGAGGCACCTGCAGCGCCGAGTAGAGCATGGCCTGGCCCTCAGGCTCCTGCTTACCTGGGGGAAAAGGGGCGTTTATGAAGGTgggggtggtttgggggtttgtgGAAGCCCCCAGAACGTGGCCCCCATTCAACAAGACTCATCCAcccccatcccagcagctctgacctCCCCGCAGCCCCCAAAAGTGACACCCACCCCCCTTACAGGAGAGGCACTTGAGGACGTTGCGGAAGGAGCCACCAGCGGTGCTGAAGGCCCAGAGGCCAGTGCAGAGTGTGAGGATGAAGATGGGGCCCAGGCTGGCCTCGTACCACGGGTTCAGGAAggtctggggacacagagaggcAGGTCACACCTTCCTGAGCCCTCCAAGGGCAGCAAAAGGAGCGCCCAGCCCTGTGGAAACCCGGCTCAAACCCCTGCTGAGCTGTATGCCCCCAAATCCTTCACTGACCTCCTCCAGCCCGGGCACCCCAAGAGGCTGGGTGTGCCCGGGGGTGTAACTCGCGCCATGGCCCCAGGCAGGGAGTGCGGGGGAGTGGGTGGGGGGTTCCGGTGCCCCCCAGGACTCACCAGCCCTGAGGTGAGCAGGTGGCTGCCCACCACCAGCCCCAGGCCCCCGGCGCGGCGCCGCTCGCAGGCGTCGAAGAAGATGATGCCCCAAAAGGTGTGGAGCAGTACCAGGGCCATGGTGAGGAAGGCTGTGGGGAGAGACACGGAGCCTCAGAGCCagagccttcctcctcctcctcctcctcctcctccatgccACGGCCCTGGCCTCACCAGAGGTGATGAAGTAGTACGGGGAGTCCCCGTGGATGCCGACGGTGCCCGGCCCCGCAGAGTCTGCCAGGATGTTGGTGATGGAGAAGACGCCACTGATGATGCCAAAGGAGAGCCCAGACACTGTGGGGGAGCCGGGGTCAGGGGAGCCTCCGCGGCCCCGGGCTCGGTGGGCTCGGGGAAGGGCAGGAGAGTTGAATGCAGCACCCCGGGCTGCGCTCACCGTAAGCCATCTGCCGCAGGGAGATCGGGGACCGCCCATCCTTGCTGAGGGTCGCCAGCCCTTCATCCGCCTTCCTGCCCCGCCAGAGAGAGAGCGTGAGCCGCATCCCGcgggagaagggaagggagagccgCGGCGAGAGGAGACGGCTCCGCTCGCTCCCGGCGTTTAACAAGGAAGGGACTTCGTGGGGTTCCTCTGGACACGGAGCCCCAAAtctgctctgccttccccaagccctgggacaccccagccACCGGCACAGCTCCCCGGGCGCCCGGGCGGGCTCTTACTTGAGCATTTTGAAGCAGGCGaacctgcagagctcctgcagcagcacggcggcggcggctccgagcagcagcagcgccgcGTCCTCCCGCCCGCTGAGCCGCACCGACACTGCCCAGAGCAGCGAGGCCGCGAGCAGCGCCAGCAGCCAGAAAAACGCCCTGGGGACAAACGGGGACACCCGGGTGGCGCCgcgggcaccggcaccgggcaCCGCTCGGTACCGCCGGGCCGGGACCCGCAGCGCTGCTCTCAGTGGAGCTGCCCCCTCGCCTCAGGGCTCCTCACGCCGCCAGCAgctcccggtgtccccca includes the following:
- the CA14 gene encoding carbonic anhydrase 14 isoform X2, with amino-acid sequence MLSVLLLLGGLAPALPAGPHWTYEGPHGQQHWHEGHPACGGRAQSPIDIATARAQPDPSLPPLRPEGYERPESARLTLANNGHTAVLALPPSLRLRGLPRTFAALQLHFHWGRPGRAAGAEHLLDGHRAPAEMHVVHFDVERFADASAAQQHPGGLAVLGVLLEVGDDPHPAYDNILRHLGSIRYADGGHPLLQHPGPAARAPGALLPLQRVPDHAALLPERPLDPLPAARPHQPGPAGAAPGKPLLHGGGRAGGAPAPGGQFPGPAGAEPAPGALVLPQGATGIFHR
- the CA14 gene encoding carbonic anhydrase 14 isoform X1, whose protein sequence is MLSVLLLLGGLAPALPAGPHWTYEGPHGQQHWHEGHPACGGRAQSPIDIATARAQPDPSLPPLRPEGYERPESARLTLANNGHTAVLALPPSLRLRGLPRTFAALQLHFHWGRPGRAAGAEHLLDGHRAPAEMHVVHFDVERFADASAAQQHPGGLAVLGVLLEVGDDPHPAYDNILRHLGSIRYAGQTVAIPSFSIRDLLPAHLERYYRYNGSLTTPPCFQSVLWTLFPQPVRISRAQLEQLQGSLYSTEEGEPEEPQLLVDNFRAPQELNQRPVLSSFPREPQGYSTGEVIAIIFGAVAGCVGLSLAVHFGAKRMRARRAQAQDVVFKASSRRSPMDAGHSR
- the APH1A gene encoding gamma-secretase subunit APH-1A, whose amino-acid sequence is MGAAVPLGCAAIALGPAAALVLLTVAAEPLLVIVLVAGAFFWLLALLAASLLWAVSVRLSGREDAALLLLGAAAAVLLQELCRFACFKMLKKADEGLATLSKDGRSPISLRQMAYVSGLSFGIISGVFSITNILADSAGPGTVGIHGDSPYYFITSAFLTMALVLLHTFWGIIFFDACERRRAGGLGLVVGSHLLTSGLTFLNPWYEASLGPIFILTLCTGLWAFSTAGGSFRNVLKCLSCKQEPEGQAMLYSALQVPPEG